The Acetivibrio saccincola genome window below encodes:
- a CDS encoding methyl-accepting chemotaxis protein, with protein MMKFFGNLSLGKKLYSGFTAVILILIMLSTITFMNFSKQHQATIWNKHTYEVLMELDALLEEMLNMETGQRGFALTGNEASLEPFINGKADFEQHYNKVKELTSDNPKQQELLAELKSVQQEWLRIAENSIELRRNVVNGIGTMDDIIIEEQAAHGKEFFDKFRQIIQESQNIETELLEARVEEAERLKQTTDFVIIIGSIFSVLIALAIAFFITRMITRPVNEIKMVAQQIAKGNLDVVVKKHYKDEIGDLSEAFKIMSDNLNEVMTNINSSTEQVTSGSRQLSDSSTALSQGSAEQASSIEELTSSIDEISSQTKNNAENANQANLLAEKAKENAAKGNERMKQMLKAMVEINSSSANISKIIKVIDEIAFQTNILSLNAAVEAARAGQHGKGFAVVADEVRNLAQRSADAAKETTTMIEGSISKVEDGTKIATETTEALNEIVEAIGKVTTW; from the coding sequence ATGATGAAGTTTTTTGGCAATTTAAGCTTAGGAAAAAAACTGTACTCAGGATTTACAGCAGTAATTTTAATACTTATCATGCTTTCAACAATCACATTTATGAATTTTTCAAAACAGCATCAAGCTACAATTTGGAACAAGCATACATACGAAGTTTTAATGGAGCTTGACGCTCTATTAGAAGAAATGTTAAATATGGAAACCGGCCAGCGTGGTTTTGCCCTAACTGGAAATGAAGCATCCCTTGAACCATTCATTAATGGTAAAGCTGATTTTGAACAGCATTACAACAAGGTAAAAGAATTAACTTCTGACAACCCAAAACAGCAAGAACTTTTGGCTGAACTTAAAAGCGTACAGCAGGAATGGCTGAGAATAGCTGAAAACAGTATTGAGCTTAGAAGAAATGTTGTAAACGGAATAGGTACCATGGATGATATTATAATTGAAGAGCAGGCAGCACATGGTAAAGAGTTTTTTGATAAGTTCAGGCAAATAATTCAAGAAAGCCAAAATATTGAAACTGAATTGCTGGAAGCACGTGTAGAAGAAGCAGAACGTCTAAAACAAACAACAGACTTTGTTATTATTATAGGGTCAATTTTTTCAGTGTTAATTGCACTGGCAATTGCATTTTTTATCACAAGGATGATTACCCGTCCTGTTAATGAAATAAAAATGGTAGCCCAGCAAATTGCAAAAGGAAATTTAGATGTTGTAGTAAAGAAGCATTACAAAGATGAAATTGGGGATTTATCAGAAGCCTTTAAAATAATGAGCGATAATTTAAATGAAGTGATGACTAATATTAATTCTTCTACTGAACAGGTGACATCAGGTTCTAGACAGCTTTCTGACTCCAGCACAGCTCTCTCCCAAGGTTCTGCTGAACAGGCTTCTTCCATAGAAGAACTAACTTCATCTATAGATGAAATTTCATCCCAAACTAAAAACAACGCAGAAAACGCAAACCAGGCTAATTTACTTGCTGAAAAAGCTAAAGAAAATGCAGCTAAAGGTAATGAACGCATGAAACAGATGTTAAAGGCTATGGTTGAAATAAACAGTTCCTCTGCAAATATATCTAAAATTATAAAAGTTATTGATGAAATTGCATTTCAAACTAATATACTGTCTTTAAATGCAGCAGTTGAGGCTGCAAGAGCAGGACAGCACGGAAAAGGCTTTGCAGTAGTGGCAGATGAAGTAAGAAATCTTGCACAAAGATCAGCAGATGCGGCAAAAGAAACTACAACAATGATTGAAGGTTCTATTAGCAAAGTGGAAGATGGTACTAAGATTGCAACTGAAACTACAGAAGCCCTGAACGAGATAGTTGAAGCTATCGGAAAAGTAACTACTTGGTAA
- a CDS encoding carbohydrate-binding protein, which translates to MNTDNGRGIGYIENGNTVTYRNVDFENGVSSFSARVASDMNFPTEIEIIVNGTTLGSLSVSSTGGWNNYRELSTNVRNITGVHDLVLRFSGPVNVDSFLFSSSSGAPQQPEPQQPWQPQPQPQPQQPGDTGNLSISVSENTWGGGATLNVTITNNGSTAVNGWTANLNFSGDVKVTSSWNANLNQSGSSVSVSNVDWNSTIQPGASVTFGFNISYSGSYSRPSASVK; encoded by the coding sequence ATCAACACTGACAACGGAAGAGGAATTGGTTATATTGAAAATGGAAATACAGTAACCTACAGAAATGTTGACTTTGAAAACGGAGTATCAAGCTTTAGTGCAAGAGTTGCATCAGATATGAATTTCCCAACAGAGATTGAAATTATTGTTAATGGGACAACATTAGGCTCTTTATCAGTATCATCAACGGGAGGGTGGAATAATTACAGGGAATTATCCACAAATGTTAGAAATATTACAGGAGTACACGATTTGGTGCTAAGATTTTCAGGTCCTGTTAATGTTGATTCATTTCTATTTAGTTCAAGCAGCGGAGCACCACAGCAACCAGAACCTCAACAACCTTGGCAGCCACAGCCTCAACCACAACCGCAGCAGCCAGGCGATACCGGAAACCTTTCAATATCTGTTTCTGAAAACACTTGGGGCGGTGGAGCTACACTAAACGTTACAATAACCAATAACGGTTCGACAGCAGTTAATGGCTGGACAGCTAATTTAAACTTTTCCGGGGATGTAAAAGTAACAAGCTCCTGGAATGCAAATTTAAATCAGAGTGGTTCTTCTGTAAGCGTAAGCAATGTTGACTGGAACAGTACAATACAGCCAGGTGCCTCAGTAACATTTGGATTTAACATTTCATACAGTGGTTCATATTCAAGACCGTCTGCTTCAGTAAAGTAA
- a CDS encoding S-layer homology domain-containing protein translates to MFEIKFVGNTNTNKSSRNNHIPEIIVNHISEGSISSLISWFTSPDNKISSAHFGVSKKGEIYQFVNIEDSAWANGLTNGIENATAEVVLKKGKNINPNWYSVSIEHEGVWAETKGKLTDEQLKATKWLHKYIIEYVYEKYGHRIEPSSKTIIGHYEIDKKQRPYCPGELFPFREIIDYLKLYYDLPFKDIKGHWAEELIKKAYEKGFVKGYPDGTFRPDQPVTRAEVIALLSEFIKS, encoded by the coding sequence ATGTTTGAAATTAAATTTGTAGGAAATACCAACACCAATAAATCAAGCAGAAATAATCACATACCAGAAATAATTGTAAATCACATTTCAGAAGGTTCCATATCCAGCCTGATAAGCTGGTTTACCTCTCCGGACAATAAAATTAGCAGTGCACATTTTGGTGTGAGCAAAAAAGGTGAGATATATCAATTTGTGAATATTGAAGACAGTGCCTGGGCTAACGGGCTGACAAACGGGATAGAAAACGCAACGGCTGAGGTGGTGCTTAAAAAAGGCAAAAATATAAATCCAAACTGGTATTCTGTAAGCATTGAGCATGAAGGGGTGTGGGCAGAAACCAAAGGTAAGCTGACAGATGAGCAGTTAAAAGCAACTAAATGGCTGCATAAATATATAATTGAGTATGTGTATGAAAAATATGGACATAGAATTGAACCATCCAGTAAAACAATTATCGGACACTATGAAATTGATAAAAAGCAAAGACCTTATTGTCCGGGAGAGTTGTTTCCATTCCGGGAGATAATTGATTATTTAAAATTATATTATGATTTGCCCTTTAAAGATATAAAAGGGCACTGGGCTGAAGAATTAATTAAAAAGGCTTATGAAAAGGGCTTTGTAAAGGGCTATCCTGACGGTACATTCCGACCGGATCAACCTGTAACCAGAGCTGAGGTCATTGCTTTGCTTAGTGAGTTTATAAAGTCATAA
- the smpB gene encoding SsrA-binding protein SmpB codes for MAKEAKKVVAQNKSARRDYFVEDVLEAGIVLAGTEVKSIRAGKVNLKDSYAIIKNGEVFIQGMHISPYEQGNIYNKDPLRTRKLLLHKHEIRRLIGYIQQKGMSLVPLEVYFKRGKVKIALGIGKGKKLHDKREDIARRDAQRQIERRLKENF; via the coding sequence ATGGCAAAAGAAGCGAAGAAAGTTGTTGCACAAAACAAAAGTGCCAGAAGGGATTATTTCGTAGAAGATGTTTTAGAAGCAGGCATTGTTTTAGCAGGCACTGAGGTAAAGTCTATACGGGCTGGGAAAGTTAATCTCAAGGATAGTTATGCTATCATAAAAAACGGTGAAGTATTTATACAGGGGATGCATATTAGTCCCTACGAACAGGGAAATATATATAATAAAGATCCTCTTAGAACCAGGAAGCTTCTTTTGCATAAACATGAAATAAGGAGACTTATAGGCTATATCCAGCAAAAGGGAATGTCATTAGTACCCCTTGAAGTATACTTTAAAAGAGGTAAAGTAAAAATTGCATTAGGCATCGGCAAAGGTAAAAAGCTTCATGACAAGAGGGAAGACATCGCAAGAAGGGATGCCCAAAGACAAATTGAAAGAAGGTTAAAAGAAAATTTTTAA
- a CDS encoding dockerin type I repeat-containing protein, with amino-acid sequence MYKKLLLVLFTLVLVFNVPGITFSLAPPGPPYYGDLNEDGMINTMNAALLRRCILHFGNNNYIDFNAADLDGDGVVDSVDYTILTRYILNIIDRFPVEGDSNN; translated from the coding sequence ATGTACAAGAAATTATTATTAGTATTATTTACTCTGGTTCTTGTTTTTAATGTTCCTGGTATTACTTTTAGCCTTGCCCCACCGGGTCCTCCCTACTATGGGGATTTAAACGAGGACGGTATGATAAACACAATGAATGCAGCACTGCTTAGGCGTTGTATTTTACACTTTGGAAATAATAATTACATTGACTTTAATGCAGCAGATTTAGATGGGGATGGAGTTGTAGATTCAGTTGATTATACTATATTAACAAGATACATACTTAATATCATAGACAGATTTCCCGTTGAAGGGGACTCCAACAACTGA
- a CDS encoding carbohydrate-binding domain-containing protein, with the protein MYKKIFLILLTVVFLFSISGVVYGQGDILYGDLNKDGDINSIDASILSRHVLNVKPYEDTNIADLDGDGFVDSIDYVFLSRYILHIIDKFPVEAIPPMDGEIILGDTIEYSGKGISVEDSIVTITAGGRYKVKGTLEDGMIKVDTTGDVELELINANITNSNGPAIYIANANKADIVTKTAFNSLTDGSVSIYDTEEEKVEGALVSNAPLSICGPGILSVTGNYDQGIISYSKLCIEGTRVNIVSNAADGIHSKESIEIISSDIKIHAASDGIHSKEGIEIIDSDIEIDVASDGIDSKAGIYIQKGRLNIKAAKHGITSKGEIELDDVIELVLNTGRDGFNTGGSVLIKDSRIFIEANEEGFDVDGDVTLLDSEDRISLLEITSIGDAFDVSGKMILNKGAFYITSTENDIFDADGGIEIKESILRFDAGKHGLTTESDISILDGDIEIVSKRDGLNADGDVIIVKNEASIGVGRSGKIKIEAGEEGFDIGGSLTLEAGEIDITSFGDVFSVSGDIIIEKGSFNLKSTSGEDDGIDSDGSITINGGTFVIDAGKDAITADLDITIEGGHFSINSGSDAFDAGECVLIENGNFEISSGNDGIKGSYVVINGGEIDAISVAETIDGKNSIKINGGNIKLLSEESSAIYAKELAEVTISGGNITAIGADNSDDEKLAAGILCDPNTFTITGGTLIATGEMNSSPNPELSTQCTVLLGGAEEGSVISITSNGEEILSFTAPKKYQSMLLITSPELVLDGEYELNIDGENVLSFKITSMVTNTVETTDVKIAFYR; encoded by the coding sequence ATGTACAAAAAGATTTTTCTGATTTTATTAACGGTTGTTTTTCTTTTTAGCATTTCCGGTGTTGTTTACGGCCAGGGAGACATTTTGTACGGGGACTTAAATAAAGACGGTGACATAAACTCAATAGATGCATCAATACTTAGTCGTCATGTTTTAAATGTAAAACCTTATGAAGATACAAATATTGCAGATTTAGACGGGGATGGTTTTGTAGATTCAATAGATTATGTTTTCTTATCAAGATACATACTTCATATCATAGATAAATTTCCAGTTGAAGCAATTCCGCCAATGGACGGGGAAATTATTTTAGGAGATACAATAGAATATTCCGGGAAAGGCATAAGTGTAGAGGATTCAATTGTTACCATTACAGCAGGGGGAAGGTACAAAGTAAAGGGAACATTAGAAGACGGAATGATAAAGGTAGATACTACAGGAGATGTGGAATTGGAATTAATTAATGCAAATATAACCAATTCAAATGGACCTGCAATATACATTGCCAATGCAAATAAAGCAGATATTGTAACAAAGACCGCATTCAATAGTTTAACTGATGGAAGTGTTAGCATTTACGATACTGAAGAAGAAAAAGTTGAAGGTGCATTAGTAAGTAATGCCCCATTGTCAATATGTGGGCCTGGTATTTTAAGTGTAACCGGTAATTATGATCAGGGTATTATAAGCTATTCTAAGTTATGTATTGAAGGAACCAGAGTAAACATTGTATCAAATGCAGCAGACGGAATTCATTCAAAAGAAAGCATAGAAATAATAAGTTCAGATATAAAAATTCATGCAGCTTCGGACGGAATCCATTCAAAAGAAGGTATAGAAATAATAGATTCAGACATAGAAATTGACGTTGCTTCAGACGGAATTGACAGTAAAGCAGGAATTTACATACAAAAAGGACGTTTAAACATAAAAGCTGCAAAACATGGCATAACATCAAAAGGTGAGATAGAATTAGATGATGTTATAGAATTAGTTTTAAATACCGGACGGGATGGATTTAATACAGGAGGAAGTGTACTTATAAAAGATAGCAGAATATTTATTGAGGCAAATGAAGAAGGCTTTGATGTTGATGGAGATGTAACACTTCTTGACAGTGAAGACAGAATAAGTTTATTGGAGATAACATCTATAGGAGATGCTTTTGACGTTTCTGGAAAAATGATACTTAACAAAGGAGCGTTTTATATAACATCCACTGAAAATGATATTTTTGATGCCGATGGAGGAATAGAAATAAAAGAAAGTATTTTAAGGTTTGACGCAGGAAAACATGGTTTAACAACTGAATCAGATATATCAATATTAGACGGGGATATAGAGATTGTATCAAAGCGTGACGGACTTAATGCAGACGGGGATGTAATAATAGTAAAAAATGAGGCAAGCATCGGAGTAGGAAGAAGTGGAAAGATAAAGATTGAAGCAGGGGAAGAAGGATTTGATATAGGAGGTTCATTAACATTGGAAGCCGGAGAAATAGATATAACTTCATTTGGGGATGTATTCAGTGTTTCAGGTGATATTATTATTGAAAAAGGCAGCTTTAATTTAAAATCCACCTCAGGTGAAGATGACGGTATAGACTCTGACGGTTCAATAACCATAAATGGTGGTACATTTGTAATTGATGCAGGCAAAGACGCTATAACAGCAGATCTGGATATAACAATAGAAGGCGGGCACTTTAGTATTAATTCCGGTTCAGATGCATTTGATGCAGGAGAATGTGTTTTAATTGAAAATGGTAATTTTGAAATATCCTCCGGTAATGACGGTATAAAGGGCAGCTATGTTGTAATAAATGGCGGTGAGATAGATGCTATATCCGTTGCAGAAACTATAGACGGAAAAAACAGCATCAAAATAAATGGTGGAAACATCAAACTGTTATCTGAAGAATCCAGTGCTATATACGCAAAAGAACTTGCAGAGGTTACTATAAGTGGCGGCAACATAACAGCAATAGGTGCGGATAATTCAGATGATGAGAAATTGGCAGCAGGAATATTGTGCGACCCAAATACCTTTACAATTACAGGTGGAACACTTATTGCAACAGGTGAAATGAACAGTTCTCCAAATCCGGAGTTGTCCACCCAGTGCACAGTGCTGTTAGGAGGAGCTGAGGAAGGCTCAGTCATTAGCATTACATCAAATGGAGAAGAAATTTTAAGCTTTACTGCTCCAAAAAAATATCAGAGCATGTTATTAATCACATCACCGGAGCTTGTTTTAGATGGGGAATATGAATTAAATATAGATGGAGAAAACGTTCTTTCATTCAAAATTACATCAATGGTCACTAATACCGTTGAAACAACAGATGTAAAAATAGCATTTTACAGATAA
- a CDS encoding carbohydrate-binding domain-containing protein yields the protein MQKKYCALILFLVTVIGAYSLVYAGTALYGDLNGDGEINSFDVTLMNRYIMEERQLENLTLADLNGDGMVDTLDYALLKRYLLEIIDGFPVGSVFNPGTSPGLGKGEINLGSNITYSGEGISVNGSIVRISAGGEYTIAGTLTNGMLHVNTSGEVTLRLKGVSISNSNGPAIYVEKANKANIILENGTINTLNDGSSSIYDTGDAKVKGVISSNPVLVIDGKGTLNVRANYEHGIISYSELYIKDGNINVQSAVTDGIHAKDYMEIAGGKLDVTADSDGIDCKGNINIKGGTFNISAVKHGVAAEGDITLTDGYITINAQKDGFNSEANMIMKGGTINIKAGEQGIDTTGSLRVDNGAITLECPEDGINITGSITINGGTINALSYNEDAIDSNESIVITGGVFDLRSGKDGIAADYDITIENGLFSIRVESDGIEADRNLEIFGGEFNIFAKDDGLHSSSDLVIHDGIFNIKDGYEGIESGEGAVIVNGGEITIEAGNDGINAQRDVTINGGNIYINIQRGDGIDSNGTVHINSGYMFIVASGSPEGSIDTDGATFSITGGTVIGMGGNVGQITREATTQPVLVLGGASANSTIVIRSNNNVEVANFTVPRTFSTLIFTSPELRLNTTYTMYVNGNPQRTFTTSSIVTVDGGIEFNPFGGFPGGGWGGGFPGGDWGGGFPGGDWGGGGFPGGDWGGGFPGGDWGGGGFPGGDWGGGFPGGGWGGGW from the coding sequence ATGCAAAAAAAATATTGTGCATTAATTTTGTTTTTAGTGACGGTTATAGGTGCCTATAGCCTGGTTTATGCCGGTACAGCCTTATATGGGGATTTAAACGGTGACGGAGAGATCAATTCTTTTGATGTGACATTAATGAACAGGTACATTATGGAAGAAAGACAACTTGAGAATCTAACTTTAGCTGACTTAAACGGGGATGGTATGGTAGACACATTAGATTATGCGTTACTTAAAAGATATCTTCTTGAGATTATAGACGGATTTCCTGTGGGATCTGTTTTTAATCCGGGAACATCTCCAGGTCTTGGTAAAGGAGAGATTAATTTAGGATCTAATATAACATATTCAGGAGAAGGAATATCAGTAAATGGGTCAATTGTTAGAATTTCAGCAGGCGGAGAGTATACAATTGCCGGGACGTTGACAAATGGGATGCTCCATGTGAATACTTCCGGAGAAGTTACCCTTCGTTTAAAAGGAGTAAGTATATCTAATTCAAACGGTCCTGCTATTTATGTTGAAAAAGCAAATAAAGCAAATATTATATTGGAAAATGGCACTATAAATACATTGAATGATGGAAGCAGCAGTATATATGATACCGGTGATGCAAAGGTTAAGGGTGTTATTTCCAGTAATCCGGTATTAGTGATTGACGGTAAAGGGACTTTAAATGTGAGAGCTAATTATGAGCATGGTATTATAAGTTATTCTGAGTTATATATAAAAGATGGGAATATAAATGTGCAGTCTGCTGTGACAGACGGAATACATGCGAAGGACTACATGGAAATTGCAGGGGGTAAATTAGATGTTACCGCAGATTCTGATGGTATAGACTGTAAAGGTAATATTAATATCAAAGGTGGAACATTTAATATTTCTGCAGTTAAACACGGAGTAGCAGCAGAGGGAGATATAACATTAACTGATGGTTATATAACAATAAATGCCCAAAAGGATGGATTTAATTCTGAAGCAAATATGATAATGAAGGGCGGGACTATAAACATTAAAGCGGGAGAGCAGGGAATTGATACCACCGGAAGTTTAAGAGTAGACAATGGTGCTATTACTCTGGAATGTCCTGAAGACGGTATTAACATCACAGGCAGCATAACAATAAACGGAGGTACAATTAACGCCCTTTCATATAACGAAGATGCAATAGATTCAAATGAATCAATAGTGATAACAGGCGGGGTTTTCGATTTGAGATCCGGTAAAGACGGTATAGCAGCTGATTACGATATTACAATTGAAAATGGGTTGTTTAGCATCCGTGTTGAGAGTGACGGTATAGAAGCTGACAGAAATTTAGAAATATTTGGCGGGGAATTTAACATTTTTGCAAAAGATGACGGTCTGCACTCTAGTTCAGATTTAGTTATTCACGATGGTATTTTTAATATAAAAGATGGTTATGAAGGAATTGAAAGTGGTGAAGGAGCAGTTATTGTAAATGGTGGGGAGATTACAATAGAGGCCGGCAATGACGGAATAAATGCTCAAAGAGATGTAACCATTAATGGCGGAAATATTTATATAAATATACAAAGAGGGGACGGAATTGATTCAAACGGAACAGTACATATAAATAGCGGATATATGTTTATAGTTGCATCCGGTAGTCCGGAAGGAAGTATAGACACTGATGGTGCCACATTTTCTATTACAGGCGGTACCGTTATCGGTATGGGAGGAAATGTAGGCCAGATAACCAGGGAAGCAACTACACAACCGGTATTAGTGCTTGGCGGGGCTTCGGCAAATTCCACCATTGTCATTAGAAGTAATAACAATGTTGAAGTAGCTAATTTTACAGTTCCAAGAACATTTAGTACATTAATATTTACATCTCCGGAGCTTAGATTAAATACTACATATACCATGTACGTAAATGGAAACCCTCAAAGAACATTTACCACAAGTTCAATTGTGACAGTTGATGGTGGTATTGAGTTTAATCCATTTGGCGGCTTCCCAGGAGGCGGCTGGGGTGGCGGCTTTCCAGGCGGTGACTGGGGCGGCGGTTTCCCAGGCGGTGATTGGGGCGGTGGCGGTTTCCCAGGCGGTGACTGGGGCGGCGGTTTCCCAGGCGGTGACTGGGGTGGAGGTGGCTTCCCAGGTGGCGACTGGGGCGGTGGCTTCCCAGGCGGTGGCTGGGGTGGCGGCTGGTAA